The Paenibacillus uliginis N3/975 genome has a window encoding:
- a CDS encoding DUF6386 family protein yields MQGTFRFITDTATMCVYDLGELKHRLDDTSDWWSISEDELAEVNAGNCLFFNLGQDGVYEVNWIEADVGMEDGGAMTEVLYFRVSSGSVFVGAADDVTGDGLEPDHTCEGVFIELEPGSYACMAQREGNQIRLALSRSETGTNRREDLIRI; encoded by the coding sequence ATGCAGGGTACATTTCGCTTTATAACCGATACGGCCACAATGTGTGTTTACGATCTCGGAGAGCTGAAACACCGCTTGGATGACACGTCAGACTGGTGGTCTATTTCGGAAGACGAGCTTGCAGAAGTGAATGCGGGCAACTGCTTATTTTTTAATCTGGGTCAAGACGGGGTTTATGAAGTCAATTGGATAGAAGCTGATGTGGGCATGGAGGATGGGGGGGCTATGACTGAAGTGCTGTACTTTCGCGTTTCCTCCGGCAGCGTATTTGTGGGGGCCGCAGATGATGTAACGGGAGATGGTCTGGAGCCAGACCATACATGCGAGGGAGTTTTTATAGAGCTAGAGCCAGGCAGTTACGCCTGTATGGCGCAGAGAGAAGGAAACCAGATCAGGTTGGCATTAAGCAGAAGCGAAACAGGTACCAATAGACGGGAAGACCTGATTCGAATATAA
- a CDS encoding sigma-70 family RNA polymerase sigma factor, with the protein MEIAHVPTRICESTKVDIHDGFMSTEKFTQIYDMYYKRVYKYVCYRIHNHYSAEEICSHIFEVVISKYCTFSPEKSNFEVWLFAIARNSVADYFRSQKKKRVVLSLDAILDMVLPKSSPEEIVIQDDNNHALFKALTKLSDKERNIVAMKYAAGLKNSEIAELLGVSGSNIGVVVYRILKKLQKELVKGGFKFE; encoded by the coding sequence TTGGAAATTGCCCATGTGCCTACAAGAATCTGCGAAAGCACCAAAGTTGACATACATGATGGATTCATGTCGACAGAAAAATTCACACAAATATATGATATGTACTATAAACGTGTCTATAAGTATGTTTGCTATCGAATCCATAATCACTATTCAGCTGAAGAGATATGCAGTCACATATTTGAAGTTGTTATCTCAAAATACTGTACCTTCTCACCAGAAAAATCGAACTTTGAGGTGTGGTTGTTTGCTATTGCAAGAAACTCCGTAGCTGATTATTTCCGATCACAGAAGAAAAAGAGAGTTGTCCTTTCACTGGATGCCATTTTGGATATGGTCTTACCTAAGTCATCACCAGAAGAGATCGTGATCCAAGACGACAATAATCATGCCTTATTCAAGGCGCTTACAAAACTAAGTGACAAAGAGCGGAATATCGTTGCAATGAAATATGCAGCGGGTCTAAAAAACTCCGAAATTGCAGAACTACTTGGTGTAAGTGGTTCAAATATTGGTGTAGTTGTTTACAGAATTTTAAAAAAACTACAAAAAGAATTGGTTAAAGGAGGATTTAAGTTTGAGTAA
- the metE gene encoding 5-methyltetrahydropteroyltriglutamate--homocysteine S-methyltransferase, with translation MAKSSVLGYPRIGAEREWKKALEAYWSGKIEESEFHSKLQEIRLDHLRKQKDKSLDIIPVNDFSYYDHVLDTATMFGIIPKRFSYEGGVVPLSVYYGIARGTKDAAASEMTKWFNTNYHYIVPELDGVTPVITENKPLVAYREAKEKLGIEGKPVIVGPLTFLKLSKGYEVSETDAWLERLLPLYVQILQELAQEGVQWVQIDEPILVTKISTADLQRLKTIYETFSSSVPDLNIMLQTYFESVENYSDIIQLPVKGIGLDFVHGFSDNLSSIKTFGFPSDKVLGAGVIDGRGIWKASLRDRLVLLEELTDLVTTDKLIVQSSCSLLHVPVTVKNEEKLQTELKNALAFADEKLDELILLTKAVSSGGAAAIREELEQCESALQALKLSDERNRKDIQQTVAAISAKNPERSQPFAERHIAQQKKWQLPIFPTTTIGSFPQSVEVRKARQLWRKGEWNNEQYADFIREQIDIWIKLQEEIGLDVLVHGEFERTDMVEFFGEKLAGFAFTQYGWVQSYGSRCVKPPIIFGDVAFEEAMTVEETKYAQTKTNRPVKGMLTGPITIMNWSFVREDITREQIAYQLAYALRQEVEALEQAGIGMIQVDEPAVREGLPLKEEDQAEYLAWAVKAFRMTTCTAQDTTQIHTHMCYCEFHDMIDSIEAMDADVISIETSRSHGELIHSFEVNTYKLGIGLGVYDIHSPRVPRVEEMTSMIERALRVLDPKLFWINPDCGLKTRGLEETVDSLRNMVEATQIAREKHSLKV, from the coding sequence ATGGCAAAGAGTAGTGTTTTGGGATATCCACGTATTGGTGCGGAACGCGAATGGAAGAAAGCTCTCGAAGCGTACTGGTCAGGCAAGATCGAAGAATCGGAGTTTCACAGTAAGCTGCAGGAAATCCGTCTGGATCATCTGCGTAAGCAGAAGGACAAGAGCTTGGATATCATACCCGTAAATGATTTCAGTTATTATGATCACGTACTGGATACAGCTACGATGTTCGGCATTATCCCAAAACGTTTCTCTTATGAGGGCGGTGTTGTACCTTTGTCTGTTTATTACGGCATTGCCCGTGGGACAAAGGATGCTGCAGCAAGTGAAATGACCAAGTGGTTTAACACCAACTATCACTATATCGTTCCTGAATTGGATGGGGTAACACCGGTAATTACCGAGAATAAACCCCTAGTGGCATATCGAGAAGCGAAGGAGAAGCTCGGTATCGAAGGAAAACCAGTTATCGTTGGACCATTAACCTTCTTGAAGCTGTCTAAAGGATATGAAGTCTCGGAGACGGATGCCTGGCTGGAGCGTTTACTACCGCTCTATGTACAGATTCTGCAGGAGCTTGCACAAGAAGGGGTTCAATGGGTACAGATAGACGAACCGATTCTTGTTACGAAAATAAGCACGGCAGATCTCCAGCGGTTAAAGACGATTTATGAGACCTTTTCTTCATCAGTGCCTGATCTGAACATCATGCTGCAAACCTATTTTGAATCGGTAGAGAATTACAGTGATATTATCCAGCTGCCGGTCAAAGGAATAGGGCTCGATTTCGTACATGGATTCTCCGACAATTTGTCGTCGATTAAAACTTTCGGTTTCCCTTCTGATAAGGTTTTAGGTGCAGGAGTCATCGATGGTCGTGGCATCTGGAAGGCGTCACTTCGTGATAGACTCGTATTACTGGAAGAACTTACGGATCTCGTGACTACCGACAAGCTAATTGTACAATCTTCATGCAGTCTGCTTCACGTACCAGTCACGGTGAAAAATGAGGAAAAGCTCCAAACTGAACTGAAAAATGCTCTCGCATTTGCTGATGAGAAGCTGGACGAGCTCATCCTTCTGACGAAAGCAGTCTCATCTGGCGGGGCTGCTGCAATTAGAGAAGAATTGGAGCAATGCGAGAGTGCTCTTCAGGCACTCAAGCTATCGGATGAGCGTAATCGTAAAGATATTCAGCAAACCGTTGCTGCCATTAGTGCAAAAAATCCAGAACGCAGTCAGCCATTTGCTGAACGTCATATTGCTCAACAGAAGAAATGGCAATTGCCGATTTTTCCGACGACGACCATCGGTAGCTTTCCGCAGTCCGTTGAGGTACGCAAGGCCCGTCAACTGTGGCGTAAAGGCGAGTGGAACAATGAACAGTATGCTGACTTCATCCGGGAGCAGATTGATATCTGGATTAAGCTGCAGGAAGAGATCGGGCTGGATGTTCTCGTGCATGGTGAATTTGAACGGACGGATATGGTCGAATTCTTTGGTGAGAAGCTTGCAGGCTTCGCTTTCACTCAATATGGCTGGGTGCAGTCATATGGTTCCCGCTGTGTGAAACCGCCCATCATATTCGGGGATGTAGCATTTGAGGAAGCGATGACGGTCGAGGAAACCAAGTATGCCCAGACGAAGACCAACAGACCTGTTAAAGGGATGTTAACCGGTCCGATTACCATCATGAACTGGTCATTTGTCCGTGAGGATATTACACGCGAACAAATCGCTTACCAACTGGCCTATGCGCTGAGACAAGAGGTTGAAGCGCTTGAGCAGGCAGGTATCGGTATGATTCAAGTAGATGAGCCAGCGGTTCGCGAAGGACTTCCACTTAAGGAAGAAGATCAGGCGGAGTACCTGGCATGGGCTGTCAAAGCCTTCCGCATGACCACATGCACTGCACAGGATACAACACAAATTCACACGCATATGTGTTATTGCGAGTTCCATGACATGATTGATTCAATCGAGGCTATGGATGCGGATGTGATTTCGATCGAGACTTCGCGTAGCCATGGTGAACTTATTCATAGCTTCGAGGTCAACACTTACAAACTAGGCATCGGATTGGGCGTATATGATATTCATAGTCCGCGCGTTCCACGAGTAGAAGAAATGACCAGCATGATCGAGCGCGCCTTGCGTGTACTGGATCCAAAGCTATTCTGGATTAATCCGGACTGTGGACTCAAAACACGCGGTCTCGAAGAAACAGTTGATTCCTTGCGTAACATGGTTGAAGCGACGCAGATTGCTCGTGAGAAGCATTCCCTTAAGGTGTAG